A window of the Eulemur rufifrons isolate Redbay chromosome 6, OSU_ERuf_1, whole genome shotgun sequence genome harbors these coding sequences:
- the IZUMO1R gene encoding sperm-egg fusion protein Juno gives MARWWQLLLGLWTVMPTWAGDELLNVCMNAKHHKRKPSPEDKLYDECIPWKDNACCTAETSWEAHLDVSSLYNFSRIHCGLLMPGCQKHFIQATCFYACSPNLGPWIRPVTRLGQEAARSGQGERVVDVPLCREDCEEWWEDCRWSYTCKSNWHSGWDWSRGKNRCPAKARCLPFPDYFPTPADLCEKIWSNSFKASPERQHSGRCLQKWFQPAQGNPNVAVARLFANPAPSWELSYTLMAFSLFLSILS, from the exons ATGGCACGGTGGTGGCAGCTCCTGCTAGGTTTGTGGACAGTCATGCCCACCTGGGCTGGGGACGAGCTGCTCAACGTCTGCATGAATGCCAAGCACCACAAGAGAAAGCCCAGCCCAGAAGACAAGCTCTATGACGAG TGCATCCCCTGGAAGGACAATGCCTGCTGCACGGCCGAGACAAGCTGGGAAGCCCACCTGGATGTGTCCTCGCTCTACAACTTCAGCCGGATTCACTGTGGACTATTGATGCCGGGCTGCCAGAAGCACTTCATCCAGGCCACGTGTTTCTACGCGTGCTCTCCGAACCTGGGGCCTTGGATCCGGCCGGTGacaaggctggggcaggag GCGGCCCGGAGCGGGCAGGGAGAGCGAGTGGTGGACGTGCCACTGTGCCGGGAGGACTGCGAGGAGTGGTGGGAGGACTGCCGCTGGTCATACACCTGCAAATCCAACTGGCACAGCGGCTGGGACTGGAGTCGGG GGAAGAACCGCTGCCCTGCAAAGGCCCGGTGCCTCCCGTTCCCCGACTACTTCCCCACCCCGGCCGACCTGTGCGAGAAGATTTGGAGCAACTCCTTCAAGGCGAGCCCGGAGCGCCAGCACAGTGGGCGATGTCTCCAGAAGTGGTTTCAGCCTGCCCAGGGCAACCCCAATGTGGCCGTGGCCCGCCTCTTCGCCAACCCTGCCCCGTCCTGGGAACTCTCCTACACACTCATGGCCTTCTCTCTGTTCCTGTCCATCCTTTCCTGA